In one window of Pseudobythopirellula maris DNA:
- a CDS encoding ABC transporter ATP-binding protein, producing MPRPATSRSRFQEFREKYRAGDAHAYAPEKGQDGTKPPRPDKEVRRRYLRHYASWVWPHRRTIALMLLAALAVATLEVAQPLFTRYVIDDVLLKEGLTRAERLTRLHLAGLALLGVVLLDRVIDIGKNCQQRLLNVRMVLALRKLLFNRLLRLPLGELTDMKTGGVISRLSGDIDRTTGLMQLAVISPTVSAIRLLVAVGILFAVNWRLALTAMTVIPPALLVSLWVTRRIRPIYRSMRRENAEIDARVSETFGGIRVVRSFQRETRELAEFLTGRHTIARKELFAHTREIVLWSSWALILAAVNVVIIWYGGFLQLAGDASIGDIMAFQWYTFMLLNPVWQIVNSFSEMQRSLAGMERVFEVLESPTDKPDRPDAREAPHRVDEIRFEGVTFEYNPGEPVIHGFDLTVPEGSVVALVGRSGAGKTTVTDLLARFHDPTEGRVLLNGVDLRDMKLDSYRRLLGVVQQEVFLFDGSVRDNIAYGRPHASDDEVEEAARHANAHGFISELPDGYASRIGERGVKLSGGQAQRLSIARALLADPRILILDEATSNLDSESEQLIQQSLQELMHTRTTFVIAHRLSTVATADAIVVMSGGRIAELGTHEELMARPGPYREMVTRQRDAMEAGAAL from the coding sequence TTGCCACGCCCCGCCACCTCCCGCTCGCGCTTCCAAGAGTTCCGAGAGAAGTACCGCGCCGGCGACGCCCACGCCTACGCCCCCGAAAAGGGCCAAGACGGCACGAAGCCGCCCCGGCCCGACAAGGAAGTGCGCCGCCGCTACCTGCGGCACTACGCCTCGTGGGTCTGGCCGCACCGGCGGACGATCGCGTTGATGCTGCTCGCCGCGCTCGCCGTGGCCACGCTCGAAGTCGCCCAGCCGCTCTTCACGCGTTACGTCATCGACGACGTGCTTCTCAAGGAGGGACTCACCCGCGCCGAGCGGCTGACCAGGCTCCACCTGGCCGGCCTGGCGCTGTTGGGCGTGGTGCTGCTCGACCGCGTGATCGACATCGGGAAGAATTGCCAGCAGCGGCTGCTCAACGTGCGGATGGTGCTCGCCCTGCGCAAGCTGCTGTTCAACCGGCTGTTGCGGCTGCCGCTCGGCGAGCTGACCGACATGAAGACCGGCGGCGTGATCTCGCGCCTCAGCGGCGACATCGACCGCACCACCGGCCTGATGCAGCTGGCCGTGATCTCGCCGACCGTCTCAGCGATCCGGCTGCTCGTGGCGGTCGGTATCTTGTTCGCGGTGAACTGGCGGCTGGCGCTCACGGCGATGACGGTCATCCCGCCCGCGCTGCTGGTGAGCCTGTGGGTCACCCGGCGGATCCGGCCGATCTACCGCTCGATGCGGCGCGAGAACGCCGAGATCGACGCCCGGGTGAGCGAGACCTTCGGCGGCATCCGGGTGGTCCGCTCGTTCCAGCGCGAGACCCGCGAGCTGGCCGAGTTCCTCACCGGCCGGCACACGATCGCCCGCAAGGAGCTGTTCGCCCACACCCGCGAGATCGTGCTGTGGAGCAGCTGGGCGCTGATCCTGGCGGCGGTGAACGTGGTGATCATCTGGTACGGCGGCTTCTTGCAACTGGCGGGCGACGCCTCGATCGGCGACATCATGGCCTTCCAGTGGTACACGTTCATGCTGCTCAACCCGGTCTGGCAGATCGTCAACTCGTTCAGCGAGATGCAGCGTTCGCTGGCCGGCATGGAGCGGGTGTTCGAGGTCTTGGAGAGCCCCACCGACAAGCCCGACCGCCCCGACGCCCGCGAGGCGCCCCACCGCGTGGACGAGATCCGCTTCGAAGGGGTCACGTTCGAGTACAACCCCGGCGAGCCGGTGATCCATGGCTTCGACCTCACCGTTCCGGAGGGGAGCGTCGTGGCGCTGGTCGGCCGCAGCGGCGCCGGCAAGACGACGGTCACCGACCTGCTGGCCCGCTTCCACGACCCGACCGAGGGTCGCGTGCTGCTCAACGGCGTCGACCTGCGCGACATGAAGCTCGACTCTTACCGCCGCCTGCTCGGCGTGGTTCAGCAAGAGGTGTTCCTGTTCGACGGCTCGGTCCGCGACAACATCGCCTACGGCCGGCCCCACGCCAGCGACGACGAGGTCGAGGAGGCGGCCCGCCACGCCAACGCCCACGGCTTTATCAGCGAGCTGCCCGACGGCTACGCGTCGCGGATCGGCGAGCGCGGCGTGAAGCTCTCGGGGGGCCAGGCCCAGAGGCTGTCGATCGCACGGGCGCTCTTGGCCGACCCACGGATATTGATCCTCGACGAGGCCACGAGCAACCTCGACAGCGAGAGCGAGCAACTGATCCAGCAATCCTTGCAAGAGCTGATGCACACCCGCACGACGTTCGTCATCGCCCACCGGCTCTCGACCGTGGCGACGGCCGACGCGATCGTCGTGATGTCGGGGGGCCGCATCGCCGAACTGGGGACCCACGAAGAGCTGATGGCGCGGCCGGGTCCCTACCGCGAAATGGTCACACGCCAACGCGACGCGATGGAGGCGGGGGCGGCGCTGTAG